In Rissa tridactyla isolate bRisTri1 chromosome 2, bRisTri1.patW.cur.20221130, whole genome shotgun sequence, a single window of DNA contains:
- the SYBU gene encoding syntabulin isoform X3 — protein MSAAGSKRSSFSRKRSGRYSSCGENHSIKPQNPEQYLTPLQQKEVTVRHLKTKLKESESKLKERETEIQELKAQLGRMREDWIEEECNRVEAELALKEARSEIKQLKQVIETMKNSLAEKDKKIQKYFIDINVQNKKLEYLLQSMEMRDEQCLEYMCDSEGKPLALCATMPDSLITEDQALEEVGDSGLLLNEDTANGTDSSEEGLNTTTSELSDPAPSGSSVNKEMLEIVLDEKLTSLQEENSSNMMVEQAVQTDVVPYSLDVEQLIQNIFRAQDACPLSPPSSLKEMGEFSFGSFSDSGMIVDLTPSDPNSAILLSPMESPCRKAEHGVNENHFMKELDFAEPHDDEAFGYVSTFSQTGIKRRYWSSSLLRDVLAVAAPVVPTIVWAFSTQRGGTDPIYNIGALLRGCCLVALHSLRRTPFNIKT, from the exons CAGCAGAAAGAAGTTACAGTACGTCATCTGAAAACAAAGCTGAAGGAATCTGAGAGCAAACTTAAAGAAAG GGAAACAGAAATACAAGAGCTCAAAGCTCAGCTGGGACGGATGAGGGAAGACTGGATTGAAGAGGAGTGTAATCGTGTGGAGGCAGAGTTGGCCTTAAAGGAAGCCAGAAGTGAAATTAAACAACTCAAACAGGTTATTGAAACCATGAAAAACAGCTTGgctgagaaagacaaaaaaattcagaaatatttcatagaCATAAACGTTCAAAACAAGAAACTGGAATATCTGCTGCAGAGCATGGAGATGAGGGATGAGCAGTGCCTGGAGTACATGTGTGACTCAGAGGGGAAGCCGTTAGCGTTGTGTGCCACAATGCCAGACAGCCTCATCACGGAGGACCAGGCTCTGGAGGAGGTGGGAGACAGTGGGCTGCTTCTTAATGAGGACACAGCTAATGGAACTGATTCATCTGAAGAGGGTTTGAACACCACAACCTCTGAGTTGAGTGATCCAGCTCCCTCAGGTTCTTCTGTGAATAAAGAGATGCTTGAAATTGTTCTGGATGAAAAACTAACTTCTTTACaggaggagaacagcagcaaCATGATGGTGGAACAGGCCGTCCAGACTGATGTGGTGCCATATAGCCTAGATGTGGAGCAGCTCATTCAAAACATCTTCAGAGCTCAAGATGCCTGTCCTCTAAGCCCACCTTCTTCACTGAAGGAAATGGGTGAATTTTCTTTTGGAAGCTTCAGTGATTCTGGCATGATAGTGGACTTAACTCCAAGTGATCCAAACTCTGCCATCCTTTTGTCTCCTATGGAGTCTCCGTGCAGGAAGGCGGAGCACGGAGTTAATGAAAACCATTTCATGAAAGAACTTGATTTTGCAGAACCTCATGATGATGAAGCCTTTGGGTATGTCAGTACTTTCTCTCAGACAGGAATAAAGAGGAGATACTGGAGCAGCAGTCTCCTCAGAGATGTTCTGGCTGTAGCAGCCCCTGTGGTACCAACTATCGTGTGGGCTTTCAGCACTCAGAGAGGAGGAACGGATCCCATTTACAATATCGGAGCGTTGCTTCGTGGTTGCTGCCTGGTGGCTCTGCACTCTTTACGCCGTACACCCTTCAATATCAAAACCTAA